The Cucurbita pepo subsp. pepo cultivar mu-cu-16 chromosome LG08, ASM280686v2, whole genome shotgun sequence genome contains a region encoding:
- the LOC111800671 gene encoding cytokinin riboside 5'-monophosphate phosphoribohydrolase LOG3-like codes for MEDVIVNQSKFRRICVFCGSSHGKKRSYQDSAIELANELVSRNIDLVYGGGSIGLMGLVSQAVHDGGRHVIGVIPKTLMPRELTGETVGEVKAVADMHQRKAEMSKHSDAFIALPGGYGTLEELLEVITWAQLGIHDKPVGLLNVDGYYNSLLSFIDKAVEEGFVSPSARQIIVSAPSAKELVKKLEEYVPCHERVASKLSWEIEQLGYPQNCDISR; via the exons ATGGAGGATGTGATTGTGAATCAATCCAAGTTTAGGAGGATTTGTGTGTTCTGTGGTAGCAGCCATGGCAAGAAGAGAAGCTACCAAGATTCTGCCATTGAACTCGCCAACGAATTG gtttcaaGGAACATTGATCTGGTGTACGGTGGGGGCAGCATAGGGCTGATGGGTCTGGTCTCGCAAGCTGTTCATGATGGCGGTCGGCATGTCATTGG GGTTATACCCAAGACGCTCATGCCTCGAGAG CTGACTGGTGAAACTGTAGGGGAAGTGAAGGCAGTGGCAGATATGCATCAAAGAAAGGCAGAGATGTCAAAGCATTCAGATGCTTTTATTGCCTTGCCAG GTGGCTATGGGACTCTGGAAGAACTACTAGAAGTGATAACTTGGGCGCAGCTTGGGATCCATGACAAGCCA GTGGGGCTGTTGAATGTTGATGGATATTACAATTCATTGCTGTCATTTATTGATAAAGCTGTGGAGGAGGGATTCGTCAGTCCAAGTGCGCGTCAAATTATCGTTTCCGCGCCATCAGCGAAGGAGCTAGTGAAGAAGTTGGAG GAGTATGTGCCTTGCCATGAAAGAGTTGCTTCAAAGCTAAGTTGGGAGATAGAGCAGCTTGGCTACCCTCAAAATTGTGATATCTCCAGGTGA